TACGATATTACCTTTTCATACCAGGACCATTCGGCTGTTGAATTTTGCCGGTATTCCTCGGCAAGATATTGAGCGAGACGATTGATCAGTTCTTTCATTCCGGCATCTTCAGGAGATTTTTCGGAAAGATGTACCAATCCCAAAAGACTATAGCCTACAGCCCGGGGCGATCTTAACCCATCAAGATGGCGTACCGCACGGTCGAATATTTCTCTTCCTAATCTGTGAAAACTGGTATTTACATTGCTTTTCAGCAAATAGCCTAATGACCATATAGTACGGCCCATGGCATCTTCAGTGCCTTCATCATCTAAAAAAACATGTGAAAAAGAAAGGAAATTTCTGAATTTTCCGTTTTCTAGCTGCATGTAATTTATATAGGCCAGATATGTAGATATCAATTGATGGTGGTCTTCAGACGGGTCTTTTTCAAAAGCCATCAAAGCCAGTATAAGTGCCCTTGCATTATCGTCAATACAGTATCCGTGATGATAGTTTGGCGTTATGTATGTGGCATGTTGCAGTATTCCCACATGGTTGGTTAACCTTTTTATATGACTGAGGTCAAAAGAAGGTACTTTTTCTGCTAATTCAGTAATCAGATCTACATCAAGGGCAGCGGCTGCCGGATTTTCATCCATTACCTTTAAATACGGCTTGTTCATTTCATTTATGGGGTTTACGAAGAGAGTCTGCTATTGCCCGTGGGAAACAGAGCCGCTATATTCTTTTTCAGCGTCCGGCTGTTGAATGAAATAGTTGGCTTGGCATCTGTCTTTTTAAGGCTTTGCAATAAAGCCAAATGTCGCTTCCCAATATTAGTCCATGACATTTCCTGTCCATATAGTTGCGCATTGGATCTGTATCTGGCCATAAGTAAAGGTTCTTCCAGTAAAAGATTGATAATAGTAGCCAGGCCTTCCGAATCTTTAAAGTCAAACAATATTCCCCGATCATCTGCCAGCAGATCTTTAGCATACCAGTATGGAGTCGAAAGCACTGCCGCACCTGCACCAATTGCGAATGACAATGTACCGCTACTTATCTGATTTTCATTAGGATATGGTGTTACATAAATATCACAGGCGCTCAGATATTGAACCAGTAATTCTTCTGTGGCAAACGTATCGACAAACTCTACTTTGTCTTCTATACCCAGTTCTTTGACCTTATCCATAAGAGACTGTCTGTATATTTCCCCTTCATGGCGTATAATATTGGGGTGAGTAGATCCAAGTATTATATATTTAAAATCACTATCCTTCACAGATGCGACTGCATCAATAGCGGTTTCAAAACCCTTACTTCTTCCAAGAAAACCAAAGCTAAGCATGACTTTTTTATCACTTAATCCAAGTTTTGCTTTCGCTTCCTCCTGGTCGTAATTGAAATCCGGCACTCCATGTGGAATGAGTTCGACCAGTTGAGTATCAACCTGATAAATATCGCTCAACATATGAATTGCGCGTTCAGTCATCACTGTTATTTTACTGCTATACATAGACAGTTGTTGCAAAATACGCTGTTCATTAGCATTAGGCTGCTGGAGTACCGTGTGTAAATTGGTTATTACCGGAACTTGTAATTTATACAGAAGCTCGAGAATGAATTCACCGGTGTCTCCTCCAAAAATTCCGTACTCATGCTGAATAATACAAGCATCATAATACGAATTAATCAGGTGAGCTGCATTCTTATAACTATCCACATTGTTTCGGTCTATTACAAAAGCGACTTCTTCCGGAAAGGAATCTTCTGATCCATCCGACATTGCAAATATACTGTGTGTTTCAGCAGATGATTTTACCATCGCTTTATAAAGATCTTGTGTGAAAGTGGCGATACCACACTGTCTGGGTGGGTATGTTCCGATGATAGCAGTTCTCATGTGTAGATAATGTTAAATTTGCCGGCAACTGTTATGTGCTGTAAGTATATAAACAGCGAAGTCAACATAATGTTCCTGAGCAAAAGAACATATCGTATTAAAAGAGGATTAATTCTTTTGGAACAGGTATTAATACTTCGGGAGAAGTATTTTTTACAATCACTTTTTCAACTTTTATTAAGCTCAAAGGAAGGTTAATTTCATAAACGAACTATAAAAAGATCAGAATAAACAAAAGAAGCTTCCGGAAATAAAAACGGTACAATCGTTAAAATTGTACCGTTGACTATATCCTGAATTACTGTCTGGAACCTCATTCCAGCAGCGGTGCATATAAGTAGGCAATTCCTTTGCCTTACTTTACCTATAATGATTGATATTTAGAGAATGCTAGGACTTATAATATACCCAACCTTCCAGATGTTCCAGATCCTGAGAACGGCTTAGATCAACGAGCGTATTGATATTCAGTTTATAATATAAAAGACTCTCCTCATCTAATATTTTGAGCGGATAAAATAAGGTGTTTTCATTTGGAAGATCAATATTACCATGAAGAGCGATGTATCCCTCAGCAAGCAAATTATCAATAAGGGTATCTGTAATCTTATTCAGATAGCGCATCATCTTGCTGATCCATCTTAATTCTTCCTCCACATAATCCGGATAATGTTCCCTCACAAACCCAAGGATTATTTGTTCACCTTTCAAGTCAAGACCGTCCCGAATCATGCGTAGCCCCATAGATCTGGCTTCTTCTTGATAACAATCCTGTCCATAGGAGAATTGGATCTCTCCTGCAATTGTACTTGCTTCGATCTTGGCACGTAAAGCCATCTGACGATTTCTTAATTCATGAATATAATTGTATGTCGTATCCATAGTCTGATTATTTAATCTGAATTTGTCGTTTGGATATACGGTTAGACCGAAGCAAATAACTTAAATTTTATCTACTGCTGTCTCTAAGATCACGTATGCGATCATGAGCCTGCAATTGTTTTTCAGCCTGACTTCTGATCACATCTACCACGTTAATAGGAAGATGTGGTGCTTCACGTAATGCCTCCTGGTAAGCTTTTTTGCTTGCATCTTCTCCACGTTCACATTCCTCAAGAATACTCTTACGATCATTACCGCTGAATGTAGCCTTTACATCCAGCCATAAACGGTGCAATTTGCCTGATGTACGTGTACCTGTAGTTGGCTCCTCACCATTGATGACAACCAATGGATTAAGTTCGCTGTTGAATTGACGGGTTTGTTGGATATAATCTTCAAACAGAGATCTCAGATCAAGATTTTCTTCGTCTTTAAGATCTTCTAATGCTCTGGTATATCCTTCAATTCTGTCATTATTGATTTCAATAAGATCATTCACAATTTCAGCTGTTTTGTTTTCCGTAGTCATATCTTCTCCTTTTTAATAATGAATAAATAGCGATGTAAAGAAGAAACGTAAAATCTGACGAAAAGTTTATTTTGAAATTTTAAAAAATTGATTTAATATATTGATATTCAGTTATTTATAATTATTTCAAAGCTTCAGAAGGGGTATTAATTATTATTATTTCCGTATTAATACGAATTAGATTTCTTTATACCTGATTGATCCTGATATGGAAACTTATCCCCTGAGCAATTGTTTTTTTTAGACAGCTTAGTCTGTAATTTTTACAACACAGAATATTAAATAAACAGGAGAAATAATATGAACACAGAACAAAACAGAGAAGAAAATCTAGACGGACAGAAGGCCTTAGAAAAAATAAGAGAAATTGTAGATGATGCCAAAACATGCTTTTTCTGTACAGATATACGTACAGGAGTGCCACTTTCTGTACGGCCAATGACAGTGTTACAGGTAGATGATAATGGTTATCTGTGGTTTATGACTTCTTCGCAGACACACAAGGATGAAGAAGTTGCTAAAGATCCTTTTGTTAATCTTATGATGCAAAGTGGTAAGAGAGCAGGCTTTCTGAATTTATATGGGATAGCCGAAGAACTGGAAAATCAGGAGAAGATCAATGAACTTTGGAGTCCCGCATTAGAAATCTGGTTTGATGGACCGGAAGATCCCCGGATTGTTTTATTGAGAGTAGAAATTTTAGAAGGTCATTATTGGGATAATAAGAATATTGCTCCTGTAGCAGCATTCAAAATGCTAAAATCTTTGCTAACCGGAAAGCCAGATCATGATGGTATACATGGAGATCTTACGGTGTAGTTCTTATAAACGTCTAAAAATAAAAATGCGGGCTCTTCTGTTTATGAAAAGCCCGCATTTATGTTAATGGTTAAATTTAAAGTAATACTTCTTCCAGATATGCTGTAATAGCGCTATTGAAGAATTCGAGATCATCCGGAGTGCGGCTACTGATCAGGTTGCCATCCTGAATGACCGCATCATCTTCCCAGATTGCCCCTGCATTTTTCAGATCGGAGCGGATATTGCTGACAGAAGTCATTCTCTTTCCTTTTACAAAGTCAAGTTCTATAAGCGGCCAGGCACCGTGACAGATTGCAGCTATCAGTTTATTTTGTTCAATAAAATGCCTGATAAAATCTAGTGCTTTAGGTAAGACACGAAGAGCATCAGGACTCAGTGTTCCTCCGGGTAAAATCAGTGCTTCATAAACTGACGGATCAGCCTCTGCAAGATGTACATCAATCGGGTAGGAAGGACCCCAGTCAAAATGATTCCATGACCGTACAAATTCTATATCTTTTGGCGATACAATGTCTGCCTGATATCCCTTATTCTGCAAATATATTTTTGGTGATTTTAATTCAATTTCCTCAAAACCGTCTGCAGCTAATATGGCTATTTTGTTCATAATATATGTGTATAGATGTATGTATTAAACAGCCTCCTGTAAGAGAATGTTTAGGATACAGCATACATTGCGTATTAATCCTATGTGATCAGGTATATCACATAAACCTTTGCCTGAGACAGGCCCTTAAAAACTTTCACCGTAATATCTGTGTTTTACTAAAACAGATTATCATTAAAACTTAAAGATCATGGCTATTAAAAAGGAGAATGCAAAAGTTGGAATCATTAATAAAGACAGACAACCCAAGAAGGAAAAAACCATTACGTCAGTAGTTGAAAAAAGGGATAAAAAACAAGAGGAAGATGGAGAAGCAGGGGTAGATCCTCAGATCGGGCAGCTTCATACTATGCCTGATATGCATACCTACCCTAAAGAACCGAAGAAAAAAACGTCTAAAAAATAGTATCTATGGACGGCTTTAGAAAAATCTTTTTAGAGGGAGTGGAATGGGGTTTTCTCGGAGAGATTGTTGTGCGCTCTGTTATTATGTTTGCTTTGATCCTGATTATCCTTAGGTTATCAGGCAAGAAAGGTGTACGGCAGTTGACCCTTTTTGAAGTGGCGATCATCCTGAGTCTCGGTTCTGCTGCAGGAGATCCGATGTTTCAGGAAGAGCTGCCCGTGCTGTATGCTTTTGTAGTGTTATTTTCAGTAATACTGATTTATAAATTCGTGACATGGGCTTCGTCAAAATCTGCCTTCCTCAATAAAATGCTGGAAGGTCAGGCTATGGTTGTGGTCAGAGCAGGCGAGTTTGATCTGAAACATGAGCATGACGGAGATTTTTCGAAGATGGAGTTTTTCTCTGAATTGCGCAATCAATCCGTAGAGCATCTGGGTCAGGTAAAAATGGCAGTATTAGAAATAGATGGAACAATGAGTATACTTTTTTATGCAGATAAGGAAGTAAAGTACGGATTACCCCTATTCCCGGATGATTACCGGCAGGTAAAGGAGGAGTTTCAATCTGGTCCGTTTGCCTGTATGTATTGTGGAAGAGTAGAGGAAACAATACCAGACGAAGACTTTTGTAAACGCTGTAACCGAACTAAATGGACGCAAGCAATGGACAGCAGGAGAATTTAAATAAAAAGTCTTCTGAGCTGTAATGATGCTAGAGAGGTTTATTTCGGTTTCCCTGAATAATATTGCTGTTTATTAATCCTTTAAGCAATAATTTCCATTGTGGATAAGAAGCGCCCAAACGGGCTCCCATCCCAACAAAAAAATTACGTAGTTTATCTGTAAGCGCTTCTGTTTCTAAATTCAGGAGTTCATTCCGACCAAAATAATTTGCATTTATACTCGCATTGATACGTTTAATCTGTATGGTGGACGTCGCTACATTCTTGAAAAAGTGCTTAGTTTCATTATCTGACTCATCATTAGGATCCGAGCTTGGGCGTAATGTTAAAGTTACCTCCTGAAGGTTATCCTCATCTGTTTCGTCAATGCGTTCAATTCTTACGAAATCAAAACCTTGAGTACTTAATAGATCTGGTCCCGGAATGTCAATTTTAATGTAGTTGCCAACTTTTGCTAAATCGAAGGTCTCCTTTCCATTTTGATCAATTTGTACGAAAGAAGCAATCGGAAGATCCGCTAACTCATACCACTTATCTATCCTAAGTAGTCGGTTATGGACTATTTCATAAAAATCTTTAGCATCCACTTTCTCAGGGAAGCATACAGACTCTGAAGCATCCATACTACGGCCAGTATGTTGAATAGGAATTTGATGTTTCATAATTTTAGAGATTAGATGTCCTATAAAAACGGCGACAAGATGCTCATGTTTTATAATAATTAAAGTCAGGTATTTGTCGCAATTAAGCAGAAAAAAGCAGCGTTAAATACGTAATTTATATAAATAGCAGGGAAAATATAGGGTATCGCTATATCTCTTACAGACTTAACAATTATATTTAGTCCGATTTATTTTTACAGGAGGGGCTGGATGCCACAGAGCGGTTTACTTTACGGAGCAGGCAGCATCTTCTAATGAATCGATTAAAAAAGGTTTTAAGGAAATTCTCTTTAGATAAAAGCTATACTTAAATTATTAGGATAAGATGTAAAACATTTAAAAACAAGAGTTGTTGTATTACGACGGATACCATGAGAAAAAGGATAGTATACCTAATCTTAAAAGGCGGAATCATCGGAAATATATGAACAAAAAAATAGAGAACGGAGCAAATAACTTTAGCGATCAAAAGAATGAGTCTGACTACATCAAAGGGCAGTATTCGCTGTTCGAGGAAGATTTTGATCGGGACCAACTCTGTTTCGATATTTTTTTCAAAGAAGGGCCGTTTGGGATTCTGCTTCTTGACCGGTATTTTCAAATAGGACGTCTCAATCAGAAGCTGGAAAAGATGCTGGAGTATAAACCGAAAGAAATGTTGGGTCGGCAGGTTTTTGAATTTCTGGCAGGAGAGGATGCGCTTAGTTTAAAATCTGTTTTACAGAATAGTCAGGCATTAAAGACTCCGTTACTGGTAAGTTTGAGATTTGTAAAGGACAAAAACAAGGTGTTAATGACAGATACTTATGTTCGTAAGTACAAAACAAAGGTTGGCGATGAGCAATATTGTTTGCTTATCTTTGATAAAGAGTTTAGTCCAAATGGTCAGTTGCTGGAATTAAAGCAAGAGATCTACCATACTATTATTGCTACTCAGGAACAGGAAAGACAAAATATTGGACATTTATTACATGACAGTACTGCACAGCTACTGTATGCAATCCGGCTTAATCTTCAACACCAGACTTTAAAATCGGGAGAAAAAGATTGGATGCTACCTATCAAAGAAATGTTAAATGAAGCTATTTTTCAGATCAGGAATATATCCATGGATCTTGTTCCATCTGTACTGAATGATTTTGGATTGAAAGCAGCTATTGGCTCTATGTCTGAACGGATTACTATTCCGGATTTTCAGGTCATTCCGCTGGTACAGGAGAAATGCGAACAATTATCTGATGAGATGAAACTCGCTGTTTACCGGATTGTACAGGAACTCCTGAACAATTGCATGAAGCATGCTGTAGCCACAAGAATCCGGGTAAAAGTAACAATGAAAGATGATTGGGTAAATGTGGAAGTTGGAGATAATGGAAAAGGATTTAAGAAAGATGTACAGGAATGTATGGAAAAAGGGTCTGGATTGAGAAATATTCAGAGCAGAATCAATTTCTATAATGGAAATATAAAAATAAAAACAGAAAATACCGGAACTACCGTGCTTGTAACATTGCAAGTAATATGAATATGAGAAAAATCAGAATAATATTAGCAGAAGACCACCTGGTGGTCAGAAATGGAATCAAATTATTGTTGGATTCTCAGGACAATTTTGAAGTTGTAGGGGAGGTGGGAAGCGGAAAAGAAGTATTAGATCTTTTGACTTCAGGAACAGAGGCCGATATCCTGATTACCGATCTGAGTATGCATAATATTGACGGTCTTCAACTCATGAAAGAGATAGAATCCCGTAATATTGCTCTTAAGGTTATTGTTCTTACCATGCTGGATTGTGATCAGCATGTCTCCAAATCTTTCCAAAGCGGAGCTAAAGCTTATCTGGTAAAAAATGTGGCTGCGGAAGAAATGATCTTCTGCATCAATCACGTCGCAAAGGGAGGAAGATTCCTGTGTGAAGAATTGACAATGAAGTTTATTGATAAGCTTATTGAAAAATCAGTAACACAACCTACCAAAATTGATCCTGCTGAACTCGACCTTTCCTCTCGTGAACTGGAAGTTCTGGAATTGTTGGGCGAAGGCCTTACAAATCTGGAAATATCAAAACGTTTGTTTCTGAGTAAGCGAACTGTAGAAGGACACAGACAAAGTCTAATCGATAAGACAAAATCTAAAAATACTCCTGCATTGATTAAATTTGCTATTCTTAATGGATTAATTGATTAAAAATCAGCAAAATAGATTCCCCCGTATAAATACGCAGAATTTCAGTATAAACACCCTTTATCGACACAGTTGTAAACTTACTGTTGATAAAGGGTGTTTTTATAGTATACAGATTTTTACCCATTAAAAATCATAATACTATGAAAAAGACAAAATTAATATTGATGCTCGCTGCAGGCTGTATGCTTTCTGTGGCTGCATGTGGAAATTCTAAAACAGATAATAGCGGACAATCGACTACTGTACCGCCTACAAATGGAGAAGACACGCGTTATAATCAGAATCAGGCGGACTCTTTGGTAATGCCTATCGATTCGAATGTAACCGATACCTCTAACACGGATATTAGATAGAAAGGAACGCCATGTTATTCAGAAAGAAAAAAGTAGCAAAGACTATCTTGGAAGAACCGGATGATCAACCAGCAGGATATGCGATATACTGGACCATCTTAATTGCAGTAGTAATTCTGGCAATACTCTATTTTGTCTTTTTTAAGGATAGATAGGGTAGTAAAAATTATGTTATGGAAGAAATTAATAAGCCCGTAAATCCTATTCATAAATATCCCGGGCCACCGTTTAGAAAACAGGAACAATATCCACCCGGTCTTGAAAAAGGATTAGATCCTCAGGCTGATCACGGAGAGAATTCGTATAAGGGAAATGGACTCCTGCAAGGCAAGAAAGCGTTAATCACAGGTGGAGATTCGGGAATAGGTAAAGCTATTGCCATCGCTTTTGCCAGAGAAGGTGCAGATGTAATAATCTCCTATCTCAATGAAGACGAAGATGCCATCGATACCAAAAACTGGGTTGAAGCGGCCGGAGCAAATGCGATATTAATGCCGGGTGATATTAGAGATGAGAGACATTGTCAGTTACTGATTTCGAAAGCTGTAGAGGAATGGGGTGGAATAGATATTTTAGTAAACAATGCCGCTTATC
The Sphingobacterium spiritivorum genome window above contains:
- a CDS encoding ATP-binding protein, encoding MNKKIENGANNFSDQKNESDYIKGQYSLFEEDFDRDQLCFDIFFKEGPFGILLLDRYFQIGRLNQKLEKMLEYKPKEMLGRQVFEFLAGEDALSLKSVLQNSQALKTPLLVSLRFVKDKNKVLMTDTYVRKYKTKVGDEQYCLLIFDKEFSPNGQLLELKQEIYHTIIATQEQERQNIGHLLHDSTAQLLYAIRLNLQHQTLKSGEKDWMLPIKEMLNEAIFQIRNISMDLVPSVLNDFGLKAAIGSMSERITIPDFQVIPLVQEKCEQLSDEMKLAVYRIVQELLNNCMKHAVATRIRVKVTMKDDWVNVEVGDNGKGFKKDVQECMEKGSGLRNIQSRINFYNGNIKIKTENTGTTVLVTLQVI
- a CDS encoding response regulator transcription factor → MRKIRIILAEDHLVVRNGIKLLLDSQDNFEVVGEVGSGKEVLDLLTSGTEADILITDLSMHNIDGLQLMKEIESRNIALKVIVLTMLDCDQHVSKSFQSGAKAYLVKNVAAEEMIFCINHVAKGGRFLCEELTMKFIDKLIEKSVTQPTKIDPAELDLSSRELEVLELLGEGLTNLEISKRLFLSKRTVEGHRQSLIDKTKSKNTPALIKFAILNGLID
- a CDS encoding glycosyltransferase family 4 protein, with amino-acid sequence MRTAIIGTYPPRQCGIATFTQDLYKAMVKSSAETHSIFAMSDGSEDSFPEEVAFVIDRNNVDSYKNAAHLINSYYDACIIQHEYGIFGGDTGEFILELLYKLQVPVITNLHTVLQQPNANEQRILQQLSMYSSKITVMTERAIHMLSDIYQVDTQLVELIPHGVPDFNYDQEEAKAKLGLSDKKVMLSFGFLGRSKGFETAIDAVASVKDSDFKYIILGSTHPNIIRHEGEIYRQSLMDKVKELGIEDKVEFVDTFATEELLVQYLSACDIYVTPYPNENQISSGTLSFAIGAGAAVLSTPYWYAKDLLADDRGILFDFKDSEGLATIINLLLEEPLLMARYRSNAQLYGQEMSWTNIGKRHLALLQSLKKTDAKPTISFNSRTLKKNIAALFPTGNSRLSS
- a CDS encoding type 1 glutamine amidotransferase domain-containing protein, which gives rise to MNKIAILAADGFEEIELKSPKIYLQNKGYQADIVSPKDIEFVRSWNHFDWGPSYPIDVHLAEADPSVYEALILPGGTLSPDALRVLPKALDFIRHFIEQNKLIAAICHGAWPLIELDFVKGKRMTSVSNIRSDLKNAGAIWEDDAVIQDGNLISSRTPDDLEFFNSAITAYLEEVLL
- a CDS encoding DUF421 domain-containing protein, whose translation is MDGFRKIFLEGVEWGFLGEIVVRSVIMFALILIILRLSGKKGVRQLTLFEVAIILSLGSAAGDPMFQEELPVLYAFVVLFSVILIYKFVTWASSKSAFLNKMLEGQAMVVVRAGEFDLKHEHDGDFSKMEFFSELRNQSVEHLGQVKMAVLEIDGTMSILFYADKEVKYGLPLFPDDYRQVKEEFQSGPFACMYCGRVEETIPDEDFCKRCNRTKWTQAMDSRRI
- a CDS encoding pyridoxamine 5'-phosphate oxidase family protein, coding for MNTEQNREENLDGQKALEKIREIVDDAKTCFFCTDIRTGVPLSVRPMTVLQVDDNGYLWFMTSSQTHKDEEVAKDPFVNLMMQSGKRAGFLNLYGIAEELENQEKINELWSPALEIWFDGPEDPRIVLLRVEILEGHYWDNKNIAPVAAFKMLKSLLTGKPDHDGIHGDLTV
- a CDS encoding ferritin-like domain-containing protein, giving the protein MTTENKTAEIVNDLIEINNDRIEGYTRALEDLKDEENLDLRSLFEDYIQQTRQFNSELNPLVVINGEEPTTGTRTSGKLHRLWLDVKATFSGNDRKSILEECERGEDASKKAYQEALREAPHLPINVVDVIRSQAEKQLQAHDRIRDLRDSSR